From a region of the Thermodesulfobium sp. 4217-1 genome:
- a CDS encoding DUF4411 family protein, with translation TWIIAYAKTNGLKVVTTEILNKNIKKNVPIPNVCEDFQIDYLNIFDFLKITGFKFCEGNS, from the coding sequence ATACATGGATAATAGCTTATGCTAAGACTAATGGATTAAAAGTTGTTACTACAGAAATTTTAAATAAAAATATAAAGAAAAATGTGCCAATTCCGAATGTATGTGAGGATTTTCAGATTGATTATCTTAATATTTTTGATTTTTTGAAAATTACTGGATTTAAA